The DNA window TAGAGAAGCATAACCCCGAGATATCACAGCACCTCATAGAGGCTAAGAAGCTGCATGAGGTAATGCAGGGCACCCCCACTCCAGAACAAGCCCAAGAAGCCTATGAGAAGTTCTCTGAATTCCTCGCCAAGCAATCCCAGTCAGCGAGTGGTGACGGAGCCGAGAAGCTTCAGAAATCTCTCAGATTTGCCAACGACTATAAAGAGATAGTCGCCAAGCTAGAGAAGTTAATTGAGACACCCGACTCAGACACATTAGCTGAACTGGAAGCAGGGCAACTCGCCAATATTGAAACGACGCTTACCCGCCGAGTTGCCAATCTCAGACGACTCACCAAGCAAGCTCAACAATCAGCACAATACAACAAGGAAAAAGCAGCAGCCCAAGGTGGAGTTGATCCAGTTGCTGGCTTCTGATCCTAGAAATATTTTCAATAACTGTAGGGAATTTATATTGCCTAGGCTACTTAGATTCTGTAGAGAAAACAAAAATTTAAGCTCATGACTGCACTTCAAACCAAGCTTCAAACGCTACGAAAAGAACTCAACGCCGCTCACCTGGAGCGTAAATCTGTGATTGATGGATTGCTGGCTACATTGCTGGCGAACCAGAACGCTTTGCTGTATGGGCCTCCAGGGACTGGGAAAAGCTTGATATTAAGAGAGATCTGCTTTGCGATCGCAGATGCGAATTTCTTCCAAAGATTGCTTCATAAAGCTATGTCTCCCGATGAAGTCTTAGGGCAAATCAGCCTCAAGGCACTGGAGAATGACGTTATGAAGCGGAATACTAGCGGCAGGCTTCAGGAGGCTCACTTGGCCTTTTTGGATGAAGTCTTTAGAGGTAATGGGGTATTGCTCAATAGCTTGCTGGAGCTGATGAATGAGCGCACCTACGACAACCCAGACAAGCAACAAAGCCCTCTGCGCTCAATTGTCGGGGCAACTAACTCCATTGACTCAGGGAGCGATTTGGAAGCGTTTGCCGACCGCTTTGTCTACCGCCCCTGGCTCTTCGATCTTAAGACTCCCAGCTCTACTAAGAAACTGTTGGGCTGGACAATCAAAGGAAATCGCCCCCAGGTGAGTCAAGGTCTGATTTCATTGGCCGAACTCGATCAGATGTGTGCTGAAGTTCAACAGGTCAAAATCAGCGATGCGATGGTGGATGCTTTCACTGAGATTATCCACACCCTGATTCGCGATGGCTTTGTGGTCAGTGCCCGACGACGAGTGAAATTGCTGCAATTGGTTCGGTGCTTTGCGTATGTCCAAGGAGACGATCAGGTATATCTAGAGCATATCCACGAGCTGTTACCCCAGTGCTGTTGGAAGTCCAAGATTGAGGAAATCCGAGAGATTAAGAGACTGATTGAAACAGCCGCACCCATCGCGAAAAAGGAGTTATCGAGCATTACCCAAGCCGCTCAAAGTGAAGTCTTAAGACTAGAACAAAAGTTGAATAACTCAAGTCTGGGTCATACCGATCATGTGAATGCCGCAGACTTCGCTAGAACTCAGCTCACCAATCTTAGTCAGAGTATGGCTAAAGTCAAAGCTGATTTATGCAGGAATGGTGCTAGCCAAAAAACGAGAGCAGAGGCCGACCTACAGGCGAAATCACAGCGAGTCAGTGAACTAGTTGAAGGCTTGTATTGATATGTACACCCAGCTCAAGACAGAATTAAACCCGATCACAGCCGAAGTCAGCGCAACCTCAAAGCTGTTTTGGCAAGACTATCTCAAGTCCAATCAAGCGATGGTCGAGATAACCTCAGAAACCAACATCAGAACCCTAAACAGCTTTGCCCTTGAAGTTTTCCATCGACTCTATTACTCTCCCGATCCTGAGTGGTTACCGGAAAAACCCGAGCATCAATGGGCTAGAGTGTTGCACAACCAGCTTTCTGAGTCAGAAGAGTTCCAGAATCTAACCCTGACCTGTGCGGGTGATCCATTAGGGGCAGCAATCGCCGCACAATCCATGATCACCAATCTGCACAGGCAGCTTAAGGTTGCCAGTGGTGATCAGGAAATTGACGAACTGGATACCCTGAGAGCTAAGGCCAAGCAAGCGAAGAGGGAGGGTGACGAGGAATTATTTCAGAAGCTCCAAGCCCAAGGGCAGGCCATGTCTGAAGCTGCCCAAGCCTTTGCTCAAAGACTAGAAGACCAGGAAGGGGAAGGCATTGGCGAAAGTGCTGAAGATGCTGAGGGGGAAGTACAGGAAAAAAAGACGAGTTGGAAGCTCTGGGGATTAGTTGGGGGAATGAATCGGGTGATCGCAATCCCACACCTACCGGGAGAAGCTAAAGCTTGCGGCTTTGATTGAGGAGAATCCCCAGCTTAAAAAGATTCTAGACCTCGCTGGTAATGCCTTAGAGACTGCCAACCGTAAACGCCGACAGCATCAAGCCGAGACGGGATACGGTGAACTGGTGGGGATTACCACGGGCAATGATGTCTCACAGATTTTGCCTCAAGAGTTGGGAAGGCTGTCAGATTCCAGGCAGAAACTGAGTTTTTATCGAGACTTTCTAGAAGGGCAGTTGTTCCAGAATGACTTGCAAGCCCCCGAGGAGAAGGGTAAAGGCCCGATGGTGATCTGCTTGGATTGCTCTGGATCGATGAAAGAGCGAGTAAGCCGAGATTTATGGTCAAAAGCTCTGATCGTGGCCTTGGTGAAATTGGCGAATGAACAGGATCGGGTGGTGTCAGTGGTTCGCTTTGAGTCTGTCTGCTTTGAGCCTATCGAGATTCATCCCAAAGAAGATAT is part of the Acaryochloris marina S15 genome and encodes:
- a CDS encoding AAA family ATPase, producing MTALQTKLQTLRKELNAAHLERKSVIDGLLATLLANQNALLYGPPGTGKSLILREICFAIADANFFQRLLHKAMSPDEVLGQISLKALENDVMKRNTSGRLQEAHLAFLDEVFRGNGVLLNSLLELMNERTYDNPDKQQSPLRSIVGATNSIDSGSDLEAFADRFVYRPWLFDLKTPSSTKKLLGWTIKGNRPQVSQGLISLAELDQMCAEVQQVKISDAMVDAFTEIIHTLIRDGFVVSARRRVKLLQLVRCFAYVQGDDQVYLEHIHELLPQCCWKSKIEEIREIKRLIETAAPIAKKELSSITQAAQSEVLRLEQKLNNSSLGHTDHVNAADFARTQLTNLSQSMAKVKADLCRNGASQKTRAEADLQAKSQRVSELVEGLY
- a CDS encoding VWA domain-containing protein; the protein is MIEENPQLKKILDLAGNALETANRKRRQHQAETGYGELVGITTGNDVSQILPQELGRLSDSRQKLSFYRDFLEGQLFQNDLQAPEEKGKGPMVICLDCSGSMKERVSRDLWSKALIVALVKLANEQDRVVSVVRFESVCFEPIEIHPKEDIDQLIRLLVTSPTNGGTEFQAPLERAREIIEQDADYSEADIVFITDGIAPLSSVFLKEYSDSLEKMKTNFFLLEIEPEWGWSNALKDLASQAWVIDVEGNFDELGAVFTAC